The following coding sequences lie in one Lolium perenne isolate Kyuss_39 chromosome 2, Kyuss_2.0, whole genome shotgun sequence genomic window:
- the LOC127337123 gene encoding uncharacterized protein: MAPASASLLPASTTNAGTKRAAPAAVSDVEAPPLPQDGVAAGKNSQGQQQQLECPRCKSSNTKFCYYNNYSTTQPRHFCRACRRYWTHGGTLRNVPVGGACRRSGNGNKRRRSAEPSPSSASPSAEDTFRPVQLPATPFFPFLSDGAVFLPQFDLGLGGYAAAPTGFPSPAAAGPDQYDWLVTPWDGGNGTHTGGATWDDFAAGLELF, encoded by the exons ATGGCTCCAGCTTCAGCCTCGCTGCTCCCCGCCAGCACCACCAACGCCGGTACCAAGCGCGCTGCACCTGCCGCCGTGTCCGACGTTGAGGCACCGCCGCTCCCGCAG GACGGCGTCGCGGCGGGGAAGAACAGCCAGGGCCAGCAGCAGCAGCTGGAGTGCCCGCGGTGCAAGTCCAGCAACACCAAGTTCTGCTACTACAACAACTACAGCACCACGCAGCCGCGCCACTTCTGCCGCGCCTGCCGCCGCTACTGGACGCACGGCGGCACGCTGCGCAACGTCCCCGTCGGGGGCGCATGCCGACGCAGTGGCAACGGCAACAAGCGCCGCCGGTCCGCCGAGCCTTCGCCCTCCTCCGCTTCACCGTCAGCAGAGGACACGTTCCGACCGGTCCAGCTCCCGGCGACGCCCTTCTTCCCGTTCCTCAGCGACGGCGCCGTCTTCCTGCCCCAGTTCGACCTCGGACTCGGCGGCTACGCTGCGGCGCCCACGGGGTTTCCGTCGCCAGCAGCGGCGGGTCCTGACCAGTACGACTGGCTCGTGACACCGTGGGATGGGGGCAATGGAACGCACACCGGCGGCGCCACCTGGGACGACTTCGCCGCCGGCCTCGAGCTCTTCTAG